One genomic window of Corynebacterium diphtheriae includes the following:
- the folP gene encoding dihydropteroate synthase → MSAKDFIIPERTAVMGIVNVTEDSFSDGGRWLDIDAAIDHARDLVAAGADIIDVGGESTRPGATRVDPDVERSRVIPVIRALSEEGIATSIDTMRASVAAAAAEAGVKLINDVSGGLADRAMYSVMADTQLPVCLMHWKTVRFGDAAGSADHGGDVVADVHQTLDKLVTSALNAGVKEDNITIDPGLGFAKTQEDNWALLRALPEFIAGPYPVLVGASRKRFLMAVRAARGLQSGPVDADPATAAVTAIAAQMGAWCVRVHEVAVSRDAVDVAALWNA, encoded by the coding sequence GTCATGGGCATTGTGAACGTCACCGAAGATTCATTTTCCGACGGTGGCCGCTGGCTCGACATTGATGCCGCAATCGACCACGCCCGCGACCTCGTCGCAGCAGGCGCAGACATCATCGACGTCGGCGGCGAATCCACCCGCCCAGGCGCCACCCGCGTCGACCCCGACGTGGAACGCAGCCGCGTGATCCCCGTCATCCGGGCGCTGTCCGAAGAAGGCATCGCCACCTCCATCGACACCATGCGCGCCAGCGTTGCCGCCGCAGCAGCCGAAGCCGGCGTAAAACTCATCAACGATGTTTCCGGTGGGCTCGCCGACCGCGCCATGTACTCCGTCATGGCCGACACCCAACTACCGGTCTGCCTCATGCACTGGAAGACCGTTCGCTTCGGGGACGCAGCAGGAAGCGCCGACCACGGCGGCGACGTTGTAGCAGACGTACACCAGACCCTAGATAAGTTGGTCACCTCTGCACTCAACGCCGGTGTCAAAGAAGACAACATCACCATCGACCCTGGCCTCGGCTTTGCCAAAACACAAGAAGATAACTGGGCACTCTTACGCGCCCTACCGGAATTTATCGCAGGCCCATACCCCGTGCTCGTAGGAGCATCACGCAAACGCTTCCTGATGGCAGTCCGCGCCGCCCGAGGCCTGCAATCAGGGCCAGTCGACGCCGACCCCGCCACCGCAGCGGTGACAGCGATCGCCGCACAAATGGGAGCATGGTGCGTGCGCGTCCACGAAGTAGCAGTTTCCCGAGACGCGGTCGACGTTGCGGCCCTATGGAATGCGTGA